In the Candidatus Korarchaeota archaeon NZ13-K genome, GCTGCACCTGACCCCGGCCCTCACCATCCCCAGGGCCACACTCCTCGCCCCCATCATGAGCTTGAAGAACCTCTCCTGCTCCGGGCTGGGGCTGCCCACCACAAGCGTCCTCTCCAGCTCGGAGCAGTAGCCGCTCACGTTGGCCGTGGCGCCAGTCACAAGGACATCCCCCCTCCTTATCACCGCGTGAACGGTCAGGGAGTGGGGGTAGTAGGAGTGCTCGCCCACCTGCCCCCTGAAGCCCGCGCTGGCACCTGAAAACCATCCAAGCGGCCTGTATATGTCCTTGAGAGTCTTCGCCATCGCCAGTGTTGCCTCCATGCTCGCCAGCAGGGAGACCTCGTCCTCAATCCTTCCCACGGTGATGTACTCCTGAAGCAGCCTGTGTGCGTATCCAGCCCACTTTGCGCTCTCCCTCAGCAGCGTTATCTCCTCCTCCGATTTTATCATCCTGAGGTCCTCCACAAGATCCCTCTCGTAGCTGTAGGATGCGCTGAGCAGCTCGCTGAGCCTCGGGCCCCTGTAGCCGTAGGCGTGCCCGTGACCGTCCCCGTCGAATCCTATTCTCTTACCCTCGAGCCCCAGCCCCCTCATTTGATCGACTATCACGCTCATGGGATGCCTCTCATCCGGATACTCCCTGTAGCTGAGCACACTATCCGCGTACGAGTACCTCTCCGCGTGCTCCAGCTCCAGCCTGGGGACGAAGAGTATGCTCTCCCCGCTGGCCAGGATGAGCGCGGCGATCGGCCTC is a window encoding:
- a CDS encoding aminopeptidase P family protein; this encodes MLYISKREIERRISEITDRMSRKGIDALYLVSPSNIAYTTNFFHIPTERPIAALILASGESILFVPRLELEHAERYSYADSVLSYREYPDERHPMSVIVDQMRGLGLEGKRIGFDGDGHGHAYGYRGPRLSELLSASYSYERDLVEDLRMIKSEEEITLLRESAKWAGYAHRLLQEYITVGRIEDEVSLLASMEATLAMAKTLKDIYRPLGWFSGASAGFRGQVGEHSYYPHSLTVHAVIRRGDVLVTGATANVSGYCSELERTLVVGSPSPEQERFFKLMMGARSVALGMVRAGVRCSDVDRAVRKFFEENGLNEHWRHHTGHGIGLDFHEAPFLDVGYERTLEEGMVISVEPGIYVRGLGGFRHSDTILVTSDGFEFITHYPDQLEDLIVEG